The following coding sequences are from one Prochlorococcus marinus XMU1412 window:
- a CDS encoding S1 RNA-binding domain-containing protein produces the protein MGVSNKNAQDNIQPKGNKKPLQVLHISKKDSQKKSKEIHDERTNSQEDIKKENIAVNPQIIKDNSVKEIEESNEKTKDFDIPQQDLNRPLNFSKQNTDFQLERKVDEFDFDESAFLEALNANEPIGATGETISGKVIAIESDGLYVDIGGKAPGYMPKKECGLGVITNFKEKFSMGLEMEVLVIKEQNADGMVTVSARALILRQSWEKVSSSAKNGELINVLINGFNRGGLTCDVDGLRGFIPRSQLEDGQDYQSFVGKTLKVAFLEVNPESRKLVLSEKKASLVSKLTSLELGQLIEGEVLAVKPYGFFIDLGGASGLLHQSSLTNGSIRSLREVFREGEIIKALISEIDLEKGRIGLNTALLENSAGELIIDKQKVMQEAAERALKTKALFDKKEQNK, from the coding sequence ATGGGAGTCAGTAATAAAAATGCCCAAGATAATATCCAACCAAAGGGCAATAAAAAACCTCTGCAGGTACTTCACATAAGCAAGAAAGATTCTCAAAAAAAATCTAAAGAAATACATGATGAGCGAACAAATTCGCAAGAAGATATTAAAAAAGAGAATATTGCAGTTAATCCTCAAATCATTAAAGATAATTCAGTAAAAGAAATTGAAGAAAGTAATGAAAAGACCAAGGATTTTGATATTCCTCAACAAGATTTAAATAGACCTCTTAATTTTTCTAAGCAAAACACAGATTTTCAATTAGAAAGAAAAGTTGATGAATTCGATTTTGATGAAAGTGCTTTTTTGGAGGCTTTAAATGCAAATGAGCCAATTGGGGCTACTGGAGAAACAATTTCAGGTAAGGTTATAGCAATCGAAAGTGATGGATTATATGTTGACATTGGTGGAAAAGCACCTGGTTATATGCCCAAAAAAGAATGTGGTTTGGGTGTCATAACTAACTTTAAAGAAAAGTTTTCTATGGGCCTAGAAATGGAAGTCTTGGTTATCAAAGAACAAAATGCTGATGGAATGGTAACAGTGAGTGCTCGGGCATTAATTCTCAGGCAAAGTTGGGAGAAAGTATCAAGTTCCGCAAAAAATGGAGAATTAATTAACGTTTTAATTAATGGATTTAACAGAGGTGGGCTTACTTGTGATGTAGATGGATTAAGAGGATTCATCCCAAGATCTCAACTTGAAGATGGTCAAGATTATCAATCATTTGTTGGCAAAACTCTAAAAGTAGCGTTTCTTGAAGTTAATCCAGAATCTAGAAAATTAGTTCTCTCTGAAAAGAAAGCATCATTAGTCTCTAAACTTACAAGTCTAGAATTGGGACAACTAATTGAAGGAGAAGTTTTAGCTGTAAAACCATATGGCTTTTTTATTGATTTAGGTGGAGCTAGTGGACTTCTTCATCAATCCTCACTAACAAATGGATCGATTCGTTCTTTAAGAGAAGTTTTTAGAGAAGGGGAAATTATAAAAGCTTTAATATCTGAAATTGACCTCGAAAAAGGGCGCATTGGTCTCAATACAGCACTCCTTGAAAACTCTGCGGGAGAATTAATTATTGATAAGCAAAAGGTTATGCAAGAAGCCGCAGAGAGGGCACTAAAAACTAAAGCACTCTTTGATAAAAAAGAACAAAACAAATGA
- a CDS encoding creatininase family protein, which produces MNLKPIPNKFEYLNWQEIESIAKEKRSTVIWPFGAVEQHGPHLPLATDSIFVDEIINEVLKLFSSDIPLKKLPTQYIGFSPEHKGFAGTISLSSNLITAMIKEVGGQLSEMGFKRLILINGHGGQISLLNTAARELRSFSPGMAVFPCFLWSGVNGLSELLTKTEIEDGLHASLAETSLMLALKPELVGDERPNEGIKGKIPEGWSLEGNAPTAWLTDDFSKSGVIGDSRGANESLGKNLKELLINHWFKLIMNLMQSDWPNNS; this is translated from the coding sequence ATGAACCTTAAACCAATACCTAATAAATTTGAATATTTAAATTGGCAAGAAATTGAGAGTATTGCAAAAGAAAAAAGATCAACAGTGATTTGGCCATTCGGTGCTGTTGAGCAACATGGACCCCATTTACCTCTTGCTACAGATAGTATTTTTGTTGATGAAATCATTAATGAAGTTTTAAAATTATTCTCTTCCGATATTCCATTAAAAAAACTTCCAACACAATATATTGGTTTTTCACCAGAACATAAGGGATTCGCCGGGACAATTTCACTTTCTTCAAATTTAATAACTGCAATGATTAAGGAAGTCGGAGGTCAATTATCTGAAATGGGTTTTAAAAGATTGATATTGATTAATGGACATGGAGGTCAAATCTCACTTCTAAATACAGCGGCAAGAGAGCTAAGAAGTTTCTCCCCAGGGATGGCAGTTTTCCCTTGTTTCTTATGGAGTGGTGTTAATGGATTAAGTGAATTGTTAACAAAAACTGAGATCGAGGATGGGCTTCATGCTTCATTAGCTGAAACAAGTTTGATGCTTGCTTTAAAACCAGAATTAGTAGGCGATGAACGCCCAAATGAGGGAATTAAAGGAAAGATCCCAGAAGGTTGGAGTCTAGAGGGAAATGCGCCTACTGCTTGGCTTACTGATGACTTTAGTAAATCAGGTGTTATAGGAGATAGTAGAGGAGCAAATGAGTCTTTAGGGAAAAATTTAAAGGAATTATTGATTAATCATTGGTTCAAATTGATTATGAATCTGATGCAATCAGATTGGCCAAACAATTCTTAA
- a CDS encoding aldehyde oxygenase (deformylating), producing MQTLESNKKTIEESTNPISLDLPDFTTDSYKDAYSRINAIVIEGEQEAHDNYISIATLIPNELEELTKLARMEMKHKKGFTACGRNLGVVADMEFAKKFFSKLHGNFQIALEKGNLTTCLLIQAILIEAFAISAYNVYIRVADPFAKKITEGVVKDEYLHLNYGQEWLKENLSTCKEELMEANKVNLPLIKKMLDEVADDASVLAMDREELMEEFMIAYQDTLMEIGLDNREIARMAMAAIV from the coding sequence ATGCAAACTCTAGAATCAAATAAAAAAACTATTGAAGAATCGACTAATCCGATTTCTTTAGATTTGCCCGACTTCACTACAGATTCTTATAAGGATGCATATAGCAGAATCAATGCAATTGTTATAGAAGGAGAGCAAGAGGCTCATGATAATTACATTTCAATAGCAACTTTAATTCCAAATGAGTTAGAGGAGTTAACTAAATTGGCTAGAATGGAAATGAAGCATAAAAAAGGCTTTACTGCATGTGGTAGAAATTTAGGTGTAGTAGCTGATATGGAATTTGCTAAAAAATTCTTTTCTAAATTACATGGTAATTTTCAAATTGCTCTTGAAAAAGGAAATTTAACAACATGTCTTTTAATACAAGCTATATTAATTGAAGCATTTGCAATCTCTGCTTATAACGTCTACATAAGAGTTGCCGATCCTTTTGCAAAGAAAATAACGGAAGGAGTTGTGAAAGATGAATATCTTCATTTAAATTATGGTCAAGAGTGGCTTAAAGAGAATCTATCTACTTGTAAAGAGGAATTAATGGAAGCTAATAAGGTTAATCTTCCGTTAATTAAAAAAATGCTAGATGAAGTAGCAGATGATGCATCAGTTTTAGCTATGGACAGAGAAGAATTAATGGAAGAATTTATGATTGCTTATCAAGATACATTGATGGAAATAGGTCTAGATAATAGAGAAATTGCAAGAATGGCTATGGCAGCTATCGTCTGA